A section of the Citrus sinensis cultivar Valencia sweet orange chromosome 8, DVS_A1.0, whole genome shotgun sequence genome encodes:
- the LOC102610751 gene encoding transcription factor bHLH111 has product MAKESTQSSVATSPLTTTNWWDLHNHHHHHASSLSSWTNASCSPWHQQQNPNSNSSCEEEVSNISTSFTYASNQSGLSVESSHRLDEPAIVGAATSNELIGEHAPDNHQLWSHVFLSDGNNGDLHNSHQEIGENLLLNTLSSKTISSSTGMIFDPAYDYLKKMDSSNWEFTTNSSSFNNNNFEKHLNGITTTSGETERLNKLSNLVSHWSIAPPDPQIGPHFINPESTCDNIRNSGLLSYYGHNDFKMENEFLKPFTSSNGFGYNNVGFNGSTCSMVEADDGDNKYYYGARNFADAITLSSRLSKPLIDIHIPNKPCFKSSLNLLSECKKKQGLRTSSPMRICGKERGISNEGKKKRYEENPEAIVKKSKTESSTASSAKAPKVKLADKITALQQIVSPFGKTDTASVLYEAIGYIKFLQEQVQLLSNPYMKSNLHKDPWGSLDRKEKGDVKVDLRSRGLCVVPISCTPKAYHDNNGSDYWTPAYRGCLYR; this is encoded by the exons atggCTAAAGAAAGCACACAGAGCTCTGTTGCAACTTCTCctttaacaacaacaaattgGTGGGATCTTcacaatcatcatcatcatcatgctAGCTCCCTTTCTTCTTGGACTAATGCTAGCTGCAGCCCTTGGCACCAACAACAAAACCCTAATTCCAACTCTTCTTGTGAGGAGGAAGTTTCCAACATCTCCACGTCATTTACTTATGCTTCCAATCAGTCCGGCCTCTCTGTTGAGTCGTCTCACCGACTCGACGAACCCGCCATCGTCGGCGCCGCTACTTCCAATGAGTTGATAGGTGAACATGCTCCCGATAATCATCAGCTCTGGAGTCATGTCTTCTT AAGTGATGGAAACAATGGAGATTTACACAACAGTCATCAAGAAATTGGAGAAAACTTACTACTCAATACGCTGTCGTCCAAGACCATATCATCATCGACTGGGATGATATTCGATCCCGCCTATGactacttgaagaaaatggaCAGCAGCAACTGGGAGTTCACAACAAACTCTTCATccttcaacaacaacaattttgaaaagcatTTAAATGGAATCACTACTACTAGTGGTGAAACGGAAAGGCTTAACAAGTTGTCAAACTTGGTCAGCCACTGGTCCATTGCCCCACCTGACCCACAAATCGGCCCCCACTTCATTAATCCTGAAAGTACATGTGATAATATTAGAAATTCTGGCCTTCTATCTTATTATGGTCATAATGATTTCAAGATGGAAAATGAATTTCTGAAGCCATTTACTAGTAGTAATGGCTTCGGATATAATAATGTTGGCTTCAATGGTAGTACTTGTTCAATGGTGGAAGCTGACGATGGTGACAACAAATACTACTATGGTGCTAGAAATTTTGCCGACGCAATAACTCTTAGTAGTCGATTAAGTAAGCCATTAATTGATATCCATATTCCTAATAAGCCCTGCTTTAAATCATCATTGAATCTTCTGTCCGAGTGCAAGAAGAAGCAAGGGCTCAGAACTTCTTCCCCG ATGAGAATCTGTGGCAAGGAAAGGGGAATCTCTAATgaaggaaagaagaaaagatatGAAGAAAATCCAGAGgcaattgtaaaaaaatcCAAGACTGAGAGTTCTACAGCTTCATCTGCAAAG GCACCAAAAGTCAAGCTAGCGGACAAGATCACGGCACTTCAACAAATTGTGTCGCCATTTGGGAAG ACTGATACGGCATCTGTGTTATACGAGGCTATTGGATATATTAAGTTTCTACAAGAGCAAGTGCAG CTGTTGAGCAATCCTTACATGAAGTCTAATCTACACAAG GACCCATGGGGAAGCCTggacagaaaagaaaagggagaTGTAAAGGTAGATCTTAGGAGCAGAGGGCTTTGTGTAGTTCCAATTTCGTGTACTCCTAAAGCTTATCATGACAACAATGGATCAGACTACTGGACACCCGCATACAGAGGATGCTTGTatagatga